DNA from Camelus dromedarius isolate mCamDro1 chromosome X, mCamDro1.pat, whole genome shotgun sequence:
GAGGATTGGGGGTGGGATTCCATGACGTTACCGGCTCCGCCTCCCGGTGTATATAAGGGGCGCTTGGCGCGCAACGACCCCAAGCAGCAGCTTTGAAGCCTGAGCCACCGAACTCGGCAGCCCCAACCCAACTCGGCTTAACTCAGCCTCACCGAACCCTATCCGAGACTCTTCGTGCCCTGGGCTTGCAAGAGCTCCCCGGTAAGCCTCGGGGGCCGACACGTGTGTCGGAGGGGGCCAGCGAGGGTCTGGGCATACCTAGGATTCTCTGGCAACCATGGCATGCAGTTGCATCAATGCAGCCGTGACCTGTTGCTGGCgagaccccagccctgggagcCAAGACTCCCATCTCCACCTCAGCCCGAGACCGTTTCTAGATGGGGGCATAAGAAACTGGGTGCTGAGTCGGGGGGCATAAAGCGAAACCCTTCCTCTTGGGTGCGAGCAATTTCGGGCTGCTCAGGGGCCCCTCTCGGGGCGCGTCTCCAAATCTTTAGATGTCGAAGCCCCGCCTCACTGTTGATGCTAGCAGGTCAGCCTAGCGGGGCGGGAGGAAGTGGGGGAACATTTGCTTACTCCCCAGGGCGACAGCAGCGCCAGTTACACTGTGTGGGCTTGGTGGGGAGGGATGGAATTGAGTCGGTGCTCACTTTTGATCTGTAGCCGAGATCGGTTCCCCCTCCCTCCGGGCGATCTAGGAACCTTGCTTATTCGAAGCCCTGGGGGCGAGCGCCGAAAAGGAATGTGGCTGTGGAGTGTGAGAAGGGGGTTCTCCCTGGAGTTGCTGGCCCCTCCTGGGTTGAGTTCCGTTTAATTCCCAAAGAGCCACAAGCCAGGGAACGGACTCAAATGAGCTTCCCTGGCTCCTGGGCTGGGGTCTAGGATAAACCCCACGGTATCCCCGGCAAAGAAAAGACTAATAttgattgagcacctactaggttCCAGGCCCTGAACTATAGGGAGCTTTCACATGTGTTTCTGAAATTAATCATTTCACAAACCTGTGAGGTATGGTTATTCTTACTTGCataggaagaaactgaggttagAGAAAAAGTGACTTGCCTTTGTCCCTTCAAcatcctcctcccatcccccaacAGCTCCTTTACTTGGTGGAGTGGGTATTGTAATTCACTTTTCGAGCTTAGGGATAATGAGCCCTATTGAAGgtcttttgtcttgtttttcaccAGATCCTTCCTAGCATCCTCTTCAATTCCAGCTAGAATGCTGTGGCAGGCGCTTTGCAGATTTGGTCAAAAGCTGGTACGCAGACGTACACTGGAGCCAGGCATGGCTGAGACCCGCTTTGCCAGATGCCTGAGCACTCTGGATTTAGTGGCCCTAGGTGTGGGCAGCACATTGGGTGCAGGCGTGTATGTCCTGGCTGGCGAGGTGGCCAAAGATAAAGCAGGACCATCCATTGTGATCTGCTTTTTGGTGGCCGCCCTATCTTCTATGTTGGCTGGGCTGTGCTATGCGGAGTTTGGTGCCCGGGTTCCCCGTTCTGGTTCTGCATATCTCTACAGCTATGTCACTGTGGGTGAACTCTGGGCCTTCACCACTGGCTGGAACCTCATCCTCTCCTATGTCATCGGTGAGATGGTGGGGCATGGGGGAACGACACTGCCCAATGAAGGGGCTTTGAGTCAGGAAATCTGGGTGGAATGGTGAAATGAGGTATTCATCATTCGCAGGACTTAAATATCCGGAAATGCGTGTGTTTGTTGGGGGGGTTGGGAGGGTTGAAGGCGTGGAGAAATTGTTCATTCTACTTATCTCGGTCCTGGTTTCCTTAAATGACTGGTTTTGTTGCTTAAAAGGTAAGAATAGGTGAAAATCCACAGGGGTTCTTGTGAGAGCGgtatgggggagggaggagaggagagaggaagtttGACCCCATGTTTCTCCCTCTACTCCACCAGGTACAGCCAGTGTGGCCCGGGCCTGGAGCTCAGCTTTTGACAACCTGATTGGGAACCACATCTCTCAGACCCTGCAGGGGAGCATCTCGCTGCATGTTCCCCACGTCCTTGCAGAATATCCAGACTTTTTTGCTATGGGCCTTGTGTTGTTGCTCACTGGTGAGGCAAGGGACAGGGACAGTCATGGGGGTGGGGCGAGGAGGCACTAGGCCTGAGAGAGCTTGGTAGAGGTGATAGcggtgagaaagaaaagaagggaaggaaaggtcTGCACCTAGAGGAGGGAAACAAAGCTTGGACTGaggccttttgttctttctcaagagtCCTGATTGCCTCTTTCCCACAGGATTGCTGGCCCTGGGGGCTAGTGAGTCAGCCCTGGTTACCAAAGTGTTCACGGTGGTGAACCTTTTGGTTCTCGGTTTTGTCATCATCTCTGGCTTCATTAAGGGAGATCTGCACAACTGGAAGCTCACAGAAGAGGACTACAAACTGGCCGTGGCCGGACTCAATGACACCTATAGGTTAGGAGATTCAGGAGATGCCGAGTTGGGCACATGATGGGGGGAGCCGCGCTGAGGGATTCTGGACTGGGAGTGGGGAAGAATGGGAGCCTTGGCCTTGAAGACCCAGCTAAGTAGTTAAGCATTAGAGAAAAGGAACAGAGTTGGCTGCACACACCCTTACCTACCTTTTCTATCCCTTCTTTCACTCTAGCTTGGGCCCTCTGGGCTCTGGAGGATTTGTGCCTTTTGGCTTCGAGGGGATTCTTCGAGGAGCTGCTACCTGTTTCTATGCATTTGTTGGTTTCGATTGTATTGCTACCACTGGTAACACAGTCATTTCCTTCACTCCGGGGCTTGGGCACGTGTGTGCCCAGGGTGCGTGTAGGCTGGGGGTGGTAGAGGAGCAAGGTGGCTTCTCTGACTCAGAACCTTGTGCCTCTTCCTGCAGGGGAAGAAGCCCAGAATCCCCAGCGTTCCATCCCCACGGGCATTGTGATTTCACTGTTCGTCTGCTTTTTGGCCTATTTTGGCGTCTCTTCGGCACTCACGCTCATGATGCCTTACTACCAGCTTCAGCCCGAGAGCCCCTTGCCTGAGGCCTTTCTCTATACAGGATGGGCCCCTGCCCGCTACGTTGTAGCTGTTGGATCCCTCTGTGCTCTTTCTACCAGGTCAGTGTCAAATGCCTGTTCTCCTCCGCTGTCAGAGTCTCATGTTATAGCATTCCACACCAGGGAATATCCCTTCGAAGGGTGGTGAAGAGAAGGTGAAGACTCCTTAACCTCAGAGCCTTGAGGAGAGAGA
Protein-coding regions in this window:
- the SLC7A3 gene encoding cationic amino acid transporter 3; this encodes MLWQALCRFGQKLVRRRTLEPGMAETRFARCLSTLDLVALGVGSTLGAGVYVLAGEVAKDKAGPSIVICFLVAALSSMLAGLCYAEFGARVPRSGSAYLYSYVTVGELWAFTTGWNLILSYVIGTASVARAWSSAFDNLIGNHISQTLQGSISLHVPHVLAEYPDFFAMGLVLLLTGLLALGASESALVTKVFTVVNLLVLGFVIISGFIKGDLHNWKLTEEDYKLAVAGLNDTYSLGPLGSGGFVPFGFEGILRGAATCFYAFVGFDCIATTGEEAQNPQRSIPTGIVISLFVCFLAYFGVSSALTLMMPYYQLQPESPLPEAFLYTGWAPARYVVAVGSLCALSTSLLGSMFPMPRVIYAMAEDGLLFRVLARIHTGTHTPIVATVFSGIIAAFMAFLFELTDLVDLMSIGTLLAYSLVAICVLILRYQPDQEMRNVEGEVELQEEKIPEAEKLTLQGLFCPLNSIPTPLSGQVVYVCSSLLALLLSVLCLVLAQWSTPLLSGDPVWLTVVVLLLMLITGITGVIWRQPQSSTPLHFKVPALPLLPLMSIFVNVYLMMQMTAGTWARFGVWMLIGFAIYFGYGMQHSLEEVKSDQPSLKSRAKTVDFDLSSACTHSI